Below is a genomic region from Vulgatibacter sp..
GATGGTGCCCGGGGAGACGTAGCTGCCGGCCACCGCGCCCTTGTGGAGGACGTGGCCGTTGGCGGGCGCCCGCAGGGTGAGGGAGCGCTGCGGCTTGCCCGCCTTGCGGATCGCCTGCAGATCGGCGGCGGCGATGCCGAGGAGCTCGAGGCGCTGCTGCGCCGGCCGCACCAGATCCCCGCCCCACTGCAGCGCGTTCAGGTACTCGACCTGCGCCTGGTAGAGCTCGGGGCTGTAGATCTTCGCCAGCGGCTGCCCCTTCTTCACCCGGGCGCCGGTCTCCTCCACGAGGAGCTCCTCGATCCAGCCGGCGTAGCGGGTCTGCACCACGTTGCGCTTGCGCTCGTCGGCAGCCACCACGCCCACGGTGCGCACCTGCCCCTCGAGGCTGCCGCGCTCCACCTTCGCGGTGCGCACGCCGATCCGGGCGAGCCGCTCGGCGGGGATGGTCACCGGCACCAGGCCGGGCACGCCCTTCTTCTCCACCGGCGCCTCGCCGGCGGCCGCCACCGCTGGGACCACCTCGCCCTTCCCGCTGCCTGCGGTGGGCTCCGCGCCTTCCTGGCGCTCGAGGTACATCCCGCACTTCGGGCACTTCCCCGGGCCCTCCTTCACGATCTCCGGGTGCATCGGGCAGCTGTAGATCGCGGGCCCGCCGGCTGCCTTCGCCGGCGCCTCCTCCGGCACCTGCACCAGCTTCATCCCGCACTCGTCGCAGCGGCCGGGCTCGTCGGAGACGACGCCGTCCTCGGGCATGGGGCAGACCCACTGGCCGGGTTTGGCGCCGAGCTTCTCCGCCACCGCGCGGATGGCGTCGTCGCCCTCGTGATCGTGGCCCGCGTGGGCGTCTGCAGCGCCGTGGTCGCCGACCGGCACCAGATCCATGCCGCAGATCGGGCACTCGCCGGGCCCGTCGGAGACGACGGTGGGATGCATCGGGCAGTGGTACTGCTCGGAGGCGTGGGCCTCGCTGCCGACGAGGCCACTGGCCATCGCCAGGGTGTAGCCGGCGCCGAGGAGCGCCACCGCCAGCATCAGCCAGCGCACGAGGGATGCGGCGCGCACGCCGGGAGGTGCCTCCTCCTCGCCCTCCATCATCGGCTCGTCGTCGTGCAGGTCGGGGATCTTGATCTCGTTCTCAGCCACGGTCCACCTCGGGGGCGGCAAGCGATTCGTCGAAAAGGGAGACGCCGGTCGCGCGAGCGAGCCGCGCCAACTGCCGCACGTAGTTGGCGCGGGCGCGCAGGGCCTCGAGCTGCTGGGCCTGCAGCTGGACCTGGGCGTCCAGGAGGGTGAGGAAATCCACGGAGCCGGCCTGGTAGGAGCCGATCGCCGACTGCACGTTCCGCTCGGCCCTGGGCACGATCTCCTCGTCGTAGAGCCGGATCAGATCCCGCTGCCGCTTCGCCGCGGCCCAGGCGGTGCGCGCCTCGCCGAGGAGCGTGTCGGCCCGCGATTCACGCTGCAGCAGCGCCGAGCGCGCCTCGGAACGCGAGGCCGCAGCGAGCCGGTTCTCCTTCGAGCCAGCGAAGACCGGGATCTGGAACATCACCTCGGCGCCGACCATGTCGGGCATGTCGGTGCGGAAGCCCCACATCACGCCGACCTCGGGATCGGGCCAGCGGTCCCGCAGCGCGAGGCGGGCCTCGATCTCGCTCCGCTCGGCCTGCTCGCCGAGGGCCCGCAGCTCCGGGTGCGCCTCGATCCGCGCGTAGAGCGGCGCGGGATCGGCGGGGAGCGCCGGGAGCGGCGGCGCCGCCGGCGAGCCCTCGAACGACGCGAGGGGCCGGTGCAGCAGGGTGGCCAACGCCGCCCTGGCGGCGGTTTCCATCTCCTCGAGTTCGAGGAGCGGATCGGTGATCCGCGCCAGCTCCACGTCGGCCCGGAGCAGATCGGACTGGCTGCCGCCGCCTGCGGCATACCGCCCGCGGGCGATGACCCGGAAGCGCTCGAGGGCCTGCTGCTGCTCCTCGACCAGCCGCACCGACGAGGTGGAGAGCCAGAGGTTCGCGTAGGCGTCGGTGGTCGCCTGCCGGAGAAGGAGCGCCTGGCTCGCCTTCTCCGCCTCGGCGAGCTTCGCGTTCTGCTCCACCGCCTCCCGCCGCAACTCCCGCTTGCCGAACCAGGGGAACTGCTGGCGGAGCATGACCTCCTTCATCGTCATCATGTCGTCGGTGAAGGAGAAGGTGTCGACGGGGAGGTTGCGGATCGCGAAGCCCAGCATCGGGTGGGGCAGCGAGCCGGCGGCGATGGCGCGATCGAGCGCGGCGGCACGCTGCGCGTCGAGGGCGACGAGGTCGGGGTTGCGCTCCACCACCGCCGCGAGCAGCGGCTCGAGGGCGAGCGTCGGGGCATTCTCTTCTGCTGGCGCCTGCGCGCGAGAGACAGGCAGGGCGTCCGGCGCACCGGCGATGGCGGCAGCCACCAGCACGGGCACGAAAATCGAGGAAAACACGCGGGTCACTCCCGGTCCGCGCACGGGCGCGAACCATCGGATCGGCAAACCACCCGGCAGGCGATGCGCGAACGCATCACCCTCGGGCGCTCCACGCGGACCGGGACGACTCAGCGAATCAGAACGATGGTCTGGAGCCCCAGCAGCGGGGGCGAGGTGCCGGCGGGCACGGGCTCGGGCCTGGCGGGAAGCGCCGCGGGCTCGGCGAAGATCACCTGCTGCCAGGCGGCGGCGAGGGCCGGGCCGGGAAGCGACGCCTGCTGCTGGTGGAGGTCGAAGGCCGGCGCAGGCAGGGCGTCCCTGCAGCAGCCGTCGGCGCTCTTCAGCACCGGGCCGTCCGTGCCCTCGTCGCCGGGGCAGCAACATGAGGTGGTGAGGGTGCCGGTCATCGCGCAGAACACCTGGGCAGCAGCCATCCCCGCGTGCAGGAGCACGCCGAGGGCGGCGATCACGGCCAGGAGGTGGTGGTTGCGTACGATCACGGCTCTTTCCGGTGTAGGCTCAACATCGTCGCTTGTCAAACAGGCGGGTGCGAATCGATGGAACCGACGGCCCGCGGGGAAGTTCCGCCGAACCGCCCGGCGCCTGGCCTGGCTCCAAGGGAGAGGAAAGGAGGCAGACATGCAGAAGATCCTCTCCCTGCCCTTCGGCCGCATGGGAATCGGCGCCCTGATCGGCGGGTTGTCGGCCCTCGGTTATGGCCTGGCCATGCGCACGCTCGGCGGCACCTGCACCTTCGCGTGCGACCCGCTGGTCGGCGGGCCCCTGGGCGCCGCCATCGGCGCAGTGGCGCTCCTCGCCCTGCGCGACGACAATTTCGACTGAAGGTTGCGCGGCGCCCGACCCACCGGTTAGAGCGTCCTCGCACTCCACCGGAGGATGGTTTCGATGCAGATCCGTTTCCTTGCAGCCCTTGCCGCCCTGCCCCTCGCCATCGCCTGCAGCGAGGGCGGCGGCCACGCCGACCACGCGGAGAAGAAGGCCGCGCCTGCTGCGGAGGCGAAGCCCGCCGTGGCCCGCCCCGCCGCCGACGGCACCATCGAGGTCCACGCGACCCGCGACGGCTTCGAGCCCTCGAAGATCGAGGTCGAGGGCGGCAAGCCGGTGAACCTCGTCTTCGTGCGCGAGATCGAGAAGACCTGCATGACCGGCGTGGTCTTTCCCGACCTGAAGATCGAGAAGGATCTGCCCGTGGGCGAGAAGGTCACCGTCACCGTGACCCCCGAGGCCGGCGGCACCATCCACTTCCAGTGCCCGATGGGCATGGGCAAGAGCACCGTGGTCGGCCTGCCGAAGGCCTGAAGATCCGCGCGCTTCAGCTGCAGGCGGCGCGTACCGCCTGCAGCCGCGCGAGGATGAGGGCCCCATCGGCACCGGCCTCGAGCGCCTCGTCCAGGCCGTCGTCGCGGCCGCGCAGCAGCTGCAGCTGCCGGCGGAAGCCGATCGTTCCGATCACCAGCGGCCGCGCCTCCAGCTCCCGCGCCAGCCGCGCCGCGAGCCGCCCGTCGTGCTCCCGGAGCTCGGCGCGCCGGTTCACCTCGAGCAGCACCTCGGCGAACGCCGCCACGTCCCTGCAGATCCCCGCGCCGTCCGCCCCTCGCGCCGCACCGTCGATTCTCGCGAGGAACGACTCCACCTGGATCCGGTCGGCGATCCGGAGGCGCCTGCGTCCCCTGCCGTCTCGCATCCGCTCGAGCCACGTCCGCACCCGGGCGAGCTGCTCCCGCAGGCTCTCGCCACCTTCGACCACCGCGCGCATCTCCCCGCGGAAGGCGACGAAGACCGCGCGGATCGCCAACGCCCGGCGCTGCTCGAGGAGCGCCACGCCGTAGAGCGCCGCTTCGATGCCGCCCTGCTCCACCAGCGCCCGGTCGAGACCCAGCAGCGCCCCCAACGCACTCTGCCGCGCGGCGCCGAGGCGGGCGAGCTCCTGCGGGAGCGGCGCTGCAGCAGCGAGCTCCTCGAGGAGCCCGGCGAGGCGCCGCAGCTCCCACCCCGCCACCGCGGCCACGTCCGACAGGGGGCCGCCTTCGGCGTGGGCGAGGGCGGCGCGCACCTTTTCGATCGGCTGCCGGAGTTCTTCCGCCGCAGCGGCGAGCGCGTCCGGATCGAGGGCCTCGGGCTGCAGCCGTGACGCCACCAGGGCGGCGGAGAGGACGAGCAGCTGGAGTTCCTCCAGCGCGGGCCCCCCCGGGCCTGTGTGGACGACGTGCATGCGCGCGCATGGTGCCAGCGAGCGGGCAGGCAGGCAATCGAGTCAGGAGATCGACGCCCGCCGGAGCCGCAGCGAGTTGAGGACCACGCTCACGCTGGAGAAGGCCATCGCCGCTGCGGCGAGCATCGGCCCGCCGAAGGCGGCGAGGAGGCCGAAGGCCGCCACCGGGATCCCCGCGGTGTTGTAGGCGAAGGCCCAGAAGAGATTCTGGCGGATCGTGCCCATGGTGCGGCGCGAGAGGCGGATCGCGTCCGCCACCCCGGCGAGATCGCCGCGCATCAGCGTGATCTGCGCCGTCTCCATCGCCACGTCGGTGCCGGTGCCGATGGCGATCCCCACGTCGGCGGCGGCGAGGGCCGGCGCGTCGTTGACGCCGTCGCCGACCATCGCCACCACCCGTCCCGCCTCCCGCAGCCGCCGCACCTCGGTGCTCTTGTCGGCGGGGCCCACCTCGGCGCGGACCCGCTCCGGCGGCAGCCCCACCTCCGCGGCTATCGACCTGGCGGTGCGGGCGTTGTCGCCGGTGAGGAGCCAGACCTCGAGCCCCAGCGCCTGCAACTCCGCGATCGCCTTCCGGCTGCCGGGCTTCACCGGGTCGGCGATGCCGAGGGCGCCGGCGAAGTTGCCGTCCACCGCTGCGAAGACCACGGTGCGGCCCCGCTCCTCGAGGGAGGCGGCCATGGGCTCCACCGCCTCGGGCAGCGCCACGCCGCTGGCGGCGAGGAGCTTGCGGCTCCCGACCAGCACCTGCCGCCCCTCGATCCGCGCTGCGACGCCGCCGCCGGTGATCGATTCGAAGTCGGCCACCTCGGGGATCGGGATCGATCGCGCCTGCGCCGCGGCGACGATCGCGTCGGCGAGGGGGTGCTCGCTGCGCCGCTCCGCTCCCGCCACCAGCCGGAGGAGTTCATCGTCGGCGAGGGGCGAGAGCAGGATCTCGGTGAGGGCGGGCGCTCCATTCGTCACCGTGCCGGTCTTGTCGAGGACCACGGTGTCGACGGCGTGGGCCCGCTCGAGGGAGGCGGCGTCCTTGATCAGCACGCCGAGCTCGGCGGCCCTGCCCGTGCCGACCACGATCGCGGTGGGCGTGGCGAGGCCCAGCGCGCAGGGGCAGGCGATCACCACCACCGCCACCGCGGGAAGGAGCGCCGCTGCAGCGTCGCCGGTGACGAGCCACCAGGCGAGGAACGTGAGCGTGGCGATGGCGAGGACGATCGGCACGAAGATCCCGGAGATCCGATCGGCGAGCCGCTGGATCGGCGCCTTCGAGCCTTGCGCCTCGCCGACCAGCCGGACGATCTGCGCGAGCACGGTGCCCTCGCCCACCGCGGTGGCCTCGAATACGAGGGCGCCGGCGCGGTTCACCGTGCCGCCGACCACCACGTCGCCGGGGCCGCGGGAGACGGGAAGGCTCTCGCCGGTGATCATCGATTCGTCGATTTGCGATCGGCCCTCGGCCACCCTGCCATCGACGGGGATCCGCTCGCCGGGCCGCACCACCACCCGGTCGCCGACGCGGACGTCGTCCAGCGCCACCTCCGCCTCGGCGCCACCCCGGATCACCCGTGCCGTGCGGGGCCGCAGGCCCATCAAGGCGTGGAGCGCAGCGCCGGCGCGCCCCTTGGCCCGGGCCTCGAGCCAGCGGCCGAGGAGGATCAGGGTGACGATCATCGCCGCCACCTCGAAGTAGAGGTGGACGCCATGCGCCGCGTGGGGGCCGAGGAGCATGCCGATCGAGAAGGCCCAGGCGGCAAACGACCCCACGGCGATCAGCGTGTCCATGTTCGCCGAGAGGTGGCGGGCCTTGCGGATCGCCACCACGAAGAAGCCGAGGCCCGGCCCGAAGAGGACGAGGGTGGCGAGCGCCGCCTGGATCCAGCCGCCGCCGGGCAGATCGGGGAAGGCCATCGCCAGGATCGAGACGGGGAGGCCGAGGGCCGCGGCGAAGAGGAAGCGCCGGAAGGCGGCGCGGGCCTCCTCGTGGCGCGGGAGCGCCTCGGGGCTGGACGCGGGTTTTGCCAGGTAGCCCGCGCCGAGGACCGCCTGCTCCACTGCCTGCGGACGCGCCGTGCCCGAGACCGTGGCCTTGTTGGTGGCGATGTTGACCGCGACGCCGCTCACGCCCGGCACCTTCGCGATCGCCTTCTCCACCGAGACGGCGCAGGAGGCGCAGGTCATCCCCTCGATGTCGAAGAGCGCCGCGGGTCCGGGCCCCGGGGGCGGCACCGCCGGCGACTCGTCCGCGGGCTCGTCGAGGTAGGGGGCGGGGTCGGCGAGGAAGCGGTCGTGACACGCCCGGGAGCAGAAGAAATGGCTCTTCCTTCCCACCTTGGCCCGGGCCGCTGCGTGGGCCTTCTCCACCGTCGTCCCGCAGACCGGGTCCACCGCCGTCCAGTATTGCAGCGGATCGGCCTCGAAGCGCTCCTTGCACCGCACGTTGCAGAAGGGGACGAGCACGCCCTCGAAGGTGGTGCTGCCGCCCTTCGGGGTCTCGAGGGAGGGGGTCATGTCGCAGACGGGATCGATTCCCGTGCCTGGCGGGACGGGGGCGGTGACGGCGGTCGGCTTCTCGGCTGCGGGCTGCATCGTGGGTACTCCGAACGAGCCATTCTCGTAGGTTCCGGCGCACCGCATCGCAAGCGCCTTCACCAGCCGGCGGGCAGGCGGGGGCTGCCTCGGTGCCGTTGCCGTGCCCACCCTTATCCCGCCCGGCGCCGGGGACTTTCGTTCCAAAGACCCCGGTTGCCCCCCGGATCTGCGGTTTTTTCCTACCGGATCCGGCCGTGACACGCGCGTGACCTGTGGGGGCGATGCTGTCGGACGAACGAGCCCCACGGGCCGCACAGGAGCGAGAAAGACAGTGACCGAGGCCTACCTCAACGGACCGGACGAGCGGATCAATCGCACCAGGTCGATTCCCTTCTTCCTCATCCACTTCCTCGCGCTCGGCGCGTTCTTCGTGGACTTCGGCTGGACCGAGATCGCGCTCTGCATCGGCATGTACTACGTGCGGATGTTCTTCGTCACCGCGGGGTACCACCGGTACTTCTCGCACCGGTCCTACAAGATGGGCCGGGTGATGCAGTTCCTGATGGCGCTCGGCGGCACCACCGCCACGCAGAAGGGCGTGCTCTGGTGGGCGGGTCACCACCGCCACCACCACAAGTACTCGGACATGCCCGAGGACATCCACTCGCCCAAGCGCGGCTTCTGGTGGAGCCAGGTGGGCTGGATCCTCTGCGACAAATACGAGGAGACGCCCTACGACAACATCAAGGACTTCGCGAAGTACCCGGAGCTCCGCTGGCTCAACCGCTGGCACCTGGTGCCCCCCGTCGTCCTCGCCGTCGCCCTCTTCCTCATCGGCGGCGTGAGCTGGCTCTTCTGGGGCTTCTTCCTCAGCACCGTGATCCTGTGGCACGGCAC
It encodes:
- a CDS encoding cupredoxin domain-containing protein, with the protein product MQIRFLAALAALPLAIACSEGGGHADHAEKKAAPAAEAKPAVARPAADGTIEVHATRDGFEPSKIEVEGGKPVNLVFVREIEKTCMTGVVFPDLKIEKDLPVGEKVTVTVTPEAGGTIHFQCPMGMGKSTVVGLPKA
- a CDS encoding TolC family protein; translated protein: MFSSIFVPVLVAAAIAGAPDALPVSRAQAPAEENAPTLALEPLLAAVVERNPDLVALDAQRAAALDRAIAAGSLPHPMLGFAIRNLPVDTFSFTDDMMTMKEVMLRQQFPWFGKRELRREAVEQNAKLAEAEKASQALLLRQATTDAYANLWLSTSSVRLVEEQQQALERFRVIARGRYAAGGGSQSDLLRADVELARITDPLLELEEMETAARAALATLLHRPLASFEGSPAAPPLPALPADPAPLYARIEAHPELRALGEQAERSEIEARLALRDRWPDPEVGVMWGFRTDMPDMVGAEVMFQIPVFAGSKENRLAAASRSEARSALLQRESRADTLLGEARTAWAAAKRQRDLIRLYDEEIVPRAERNVQSAIGSYQAGSVDFLTLLDAQVQLQAQQLEALRARANYVRQLARLARATGVSLFDESLAAPEVDRG
- a CDS encoding acyl-CoA desaturase, which gives rise to MTEAYLNGPDERINRTRSIPFFLIHFLALGAFFVDFGWTEIALCIGMYYVRMFFVTAGYHRYFSHRSYKMGRVMQFLMALGGTTATQKGVLWWAGHHRHHHKYSDMPEDIHSPKRGFWWSQVGWILCDKYEETPYDNIKDFAKYPELRWLNRWHLVPPVVLAVALFLIGGVSWLFWGFFLSTVILWHGTFTINSIMHVWGRRRYVTTDTSRNSMLLALITCGEGWHNNHHYYQSTANQGFFWWEIDFSYYILKAMSWVGLTWDLRKPSEAVLKRNLLADGHHDVGMLGPLTDKVAGIPARARAAAGKLVEGASGTTAVPTAD
- a CDS encoding efflux RND transporter periplasmic adaptor subunit, which produces MAENEIKIPDLHDDEPMMEGEEEAPPGVRAASLVRWLMLAVALLGAGYTLAMASGLVGSEAHASEQYHCPMHPTVVSDGPGECPICGMDLVPVGDHGAADAHAGHDHEGDDAIRAVAEKLGAKPGQWVCPMPEDGVVSDEPGRCDECGMKLVQVPEEAPAKAAGGPAIYSCPMHPEIVKEGPGKCPKCGMYLERQEGAEPTAGSGKGEVVPAVAAAGEAPVEKKGVPGLVPVTIPAERLARIGVRTAKVERGSLEGQVRTVGVVAADERKRNVVQTRYAGWIEELLVEETGARVKKGQPLAKIYSPELYQAQVEYLNALQWGGDLVRPAQQRLELLGIAAADLQAIRKAGKPQRSLTLRAPANGHVLHKGAVAGSYVSPGTILFEVADLSKVWVLADVYEQDLARVKVGSSASFASSALPGDRFVGKVTFVYPTVDPATRTMKVRLEIANAEIDLRPGMFGDVRVDAAGRDGLVVPRDAVIESGDHVYTLVARGGGRFEPREVHIRGRSGDHLLVHGLEAGEEVVTSAGFFIDSESRLRAALSGMAGGSEAGAGHGGH
- a CDS encoding heavy metal translocating P-type ATPase, with product MQPAAEKPTAVTAPVPPGTGIDPVCDMTPSLETPKGGSTTFEGVLVPFCNVRCKERFEADPLQYWTAVDPVCGTTVEKAHAAARAKVGRKSHFFCSRACHDRFLADPAPYLDEPADESPAVPPPGPGPAALFDIEGMTCASCAVSVEKAIAKVPGVSGVAVNIATNKATVSGTARPQAVEQAVLGAGYLAKPASSPEALPRHEEARAAFRRFLFAAALGLPVSILAMAFPDLPGGGWIQAALATLVLFGPGLGFFVVAIRKARHLSANMDTLIAVGSFAAWAFSIGMLLGPHAAHGVHLYFEVAAMIVTLILLGRWLEARAKGRAGAALHALMGLRPRTARVIRGGAEAEVALDDVRVGDRVVVRPGERIPVDGRVAEGRSQIDESMITGESLPVSRGPGDVVVGGTVNRAGALVFEATAVGEGTVLAQIVRLVGEAQGSKAPIQRLADRISGIFVPIVLAIATLTFLAWWLVTGDAAAALLPAVAVVVIACPCALGLATPTAIVVGTGRAAELGVLIKDAASLERAHAVDTVVLDKTGTVTNGAPALTEILLSPLADDELLRLVAGAERRSEHPLADAIVAAAQARSIPIPEVADFESITGGGVAARIEGRQVLVGSRKLLAASGVALPEAVEPMAASLEERGRTVVFAAVDGNFAGALGIADPVKPGSRKAIAELQALGLEVWLLTGDNARTARSIAAEVGLPPERVRAEVGPADKSTEVRRLREAGRVVAMVGDGVNDAPALAAADVGIAIGTGTDVAMETAQITLMRGDLAGVADAIRLSRRTMGTIRQNLFWAFAYNTAGIPVAAFGLLAAFGGPMLAAAAMAFSSVSVVLNSLRLRRASIS